In Lolium rigidum isolate FL_2022 chromosome 3, APGP_CSIRO_Lrig_0.1, whole genome shotgun sequence, the genomic window acttcttcattgttggcggcattgtaacggaggaccgggttgtgctttgtgggaatgttgggatcatagtgcttagtggtgaagtttgccacctccacgttcaggactgcctcggctatgtatgcttcgatcttgcatttattgccagtcatttgacgaagcttttgtgtttctctctcgggaccaaactgccaacggccccaattcgggcccccctttaagcactcctccgcgaggtgcaggatcatgtgttgcatcggattaaagaaccctggaggaaagatcttctctagatcgcaaagcaacacgggtgcctcttcatccagcttctcaatttGTTCTGGTCAAGGCATGGATAGTAGATCCCAAGTTTGTGCCCAAGAGTCTTGTGATGCATCAGTTGGGTGGTGCTAGGCGCTGTTGGACAGTACCAGTGATTATGCTGAGACATGCTAATTGGAATGCTCATGAAGCATATGTACCACCTCCTCCAGCAGAACCTGAGCCTGGTAATGGAAATCCTCACCCTCTTTATGGCCCTGAAGTAACTGCTGAGCAGATCTATCAGCAGCAGCTTGCACTGTGGTGGCGAGCAGAATCAGGCTCCTGGTGGGCACCAAAATATGGGTCATCAGCATGTGCAACATTTTCAAGTACAACCTCTGCAACAACCTCTGCAACAGCTTTCTCCTGAGCAGAATGCTCTGGCACCAGATTTACAGGAGCAGCATCCACCTCTATTCAATTTTCAGGTTATGTTGGCTGAACAAGGTGCACACTATACTGATGGTTTGCCTCCTCCTGCCACAAATGTTGTTGAGAGCCCTATGCAAGCATGATGTTGGGGGgacgacccccggtatgccaaaggcatgccaaaccggatggtttgagccatcaagataccggtttaatgttcgtaccggaacttagagataagaacttagctaagtgaagctaagccggtatccccaagaggggNNNNNNNNNNNNNNNNNNNNNNNNNNNNNNNNNNNNNNNNNNNNNNNNNNNNNNNNNNNNNNNNNNNNNNNNNNNNNNNNNNNNNNNNNNNNNNNNNNNNgatgctaacccgaaggtggactttttaggcatagatgcatgctggatagcggtctatgttctttgtcgtaatgccctaagtaaatctcatagtagtcatcatgatatgtatgtgcattgttatgccctctctatttgtcaattgcccaactgtaatttgttcacccaacatgttatttatcttattggagagacaccactagtgaactgtggaccccggtccattcttttacatctgaaatacaacctactgcaattattgttctctgttgttctttgcaagcaaacatcattctccacaccatacgtttaatcctttgtttacagcaagccggtgagactgacaacctcactgttaagttgggaaaagtattttgattgtgttgtgcagattccacgttggtgccggaatccctggtgttgcgccgcactacactcattcactgatggcgcgtagtcgacacgtccgttgggaaccccaagaggaaggtgtgatgcgcacagcagtaagttttccctcagttagaaaccaaggttatcgaaccagtaggagtcaaggaacacgtgaaggttgttggtggtggagtgtagtgcggcgcaacaccagggattccggcgccaacgtggaacctgcacaacacaaataatattactttgccccaacgtaacagtgaggttgccaatctcaccggcttgctgtaaacaaaggattagatgtatagtgtggatgatgatgtttgtttgagaagaacagtaaagaacaattgcagtagattgtatttcagatgtaaagaattggaccggggtccacagttcactagtggtgtctctcccataagataaacagatgttgggtgaacaaattatagttgggcaattgacaaataaagaaggcataacaatgcacataaatatatcatgatgagtactatgagatttaatcagggcattacgacaaagtacatagatcgctatccagcatgcatctatgcctaaaaagtccaccttcaggttatcatccgaaccccctccagtattaagttgcaaacaacagacaattcaattaagtatggtgcgtaatgtaatcaacacaaatatccttagacaaagcatcgatgttttatccctagtggcaacaacacatccacaaccttagaactttctgtcactatcccagattcaatggaggcatgaacccactatcgagcataaatactccctcttggagtcacaagtatcaacttggcaagagcctctactagcaacggagagcatgcaagaacataaacaatatatatgatagattgataatcaacttgacatagtattcaatattcatcggatcccaacaaacacaacatgtagcattacaaatagatgatcttgatcatgataggcagctcacaagatctaacatgatagcacaatgaggagaagacaaccatctagctactgctatggacccatagtccaggggtgaactactcacacatcgatccggaggcgatcatggtgatgaagagacctccgggagatgattcccctctccggcagagtgccggaggcgatctcctgaatcccccgagatgggattggcggcggcgacgtctctggaaggttttccgtatcgtggctctcggtactggggtatttgcgacgaaggctttaagtaggcggaagggtaggtttaggggcgacgcgagggaccgacacgctagggccgcgcgggccccccttaggccgcgccgccctagtgtggcggcgccccgtggccccacttcgtatctccctcggtctcctggaagcttcgtggaaaaataagaccctgggcgttgatttcgtccaattccgagaatatttcctttgtaggatttctgaaaccaaaaacagcagaaaacaacaatcggctcttcggcatctcgtcaataggttagtgccggaaaatgcataataatgacatataatgtgtataaaacatgtgagtatcatcataaaagtagcatggaacataagaaattatagatacgtttgggacgtatcaagcatccccaagcttagttcctactcgccctcgagtaggtaaacgataacaaagataatttctgaagtgacatgctatcataatattgatcatactattgtaaagcacatgagatgaatgcagtgattcgaagcgatggtgaagataatgagtaaacaaatgaatcatatagcaaagacttttcatgaatagtactttcaagacaagcatcaataagacttgcataagagttactcataaagcaataaattcaaagtaaaggcattgaagcaacacaaaggaagatataagtttcagcggttgctttcaacttcaacatgtatatctcatggataattgtcaacacaaagtaatataacaagtgcaataggtaaacatgtaagaatcaatgcacacgagttgatacaagtgtttgcttctaagatagaaggaataggtaaaccgactcaacaataaagtagaagataggcccttcgcagaggaagcatggattactatttttgtgctagagcttttcattttgaaaacatagaaacaattttgtcaacggtagtaacaaatcatatgtgttatgtataagatatcctataagttgcaagcctcatgcatagtataccaatagtgctcgcaccttgtcctaattagcttggattaacatggattatcattgcatagcatatgtttcaaccaagtgtcacaaaggggtacttctatgccgcctgtacaaaggtctaaggagaaagttcgcattggatttctcgcttttggttattctcaacttagacatccatatcgggacaacatagacaacagataatggactcctctttaatgcataagcattcaacaacgattaatattctcataagagattgaggattaattgtccaaactgaaacttccaccatggatcatggctttagttagcggcccaatgttcttccctaacaatatgcatactcaaaccatatgatcatgaaaatcgcccttacttcagacaagacgaacatgcatagcaactcacatgatattcaacaaaggtaaaagttgatggcgtccccgaaacatggttaccgctcaacaagcaacttattaagaaataagacacataaatacatattcttcaccacaatagtttttaaggctatttttcccatgagctatatattgcaaagacaaagaatagaattttaaaggtagcactcaagtaatttactttggaatggcagagaaataccatgtggtaggtaggtatggtggacacaaatggcatagttttgggcttaaggatttggatgcacgagaagaattcctctcaatacaaggctaggctagcaaggttgtttgaagcaaactcaagtataaaacggtgcagcaagactcacatatgaacatattgtaagcattataagactttacatcgtctccttgttgttcaaacaccttaaccgagaaaatatctagactctagagatcaatcatgcaaaccaaattttaacaagctctatgtagttattcattaatgggtgcaaagtacatgatgcaagagcttaaacatgatctatatgagcacaacaattgccaagtatcaaattattcaagacattataccatttaccacatgcggcattttccgtttccaaccatataacaatgaatgaagtagttcaactttcgcaatgaacattaagaataaagctaagaacatatgtgttcatacgaaacagcggagcgtgtctctctcccaaacaaagaatgctaggatctgattttattcaaacaaaaacaaaaacaaacagacgctccaagtaaagcacataagatgtgacggaataaaaatatagtttcactggaggtgacctgataagttgtcgatgaagaagggatgccttgggcatccccaagcttagatgcttgagtcttcttaaaatatgcagggatgaaccacggggcatccccaagcttagacttttcactcttcttgatcatattgtatcatcctcctctcttgacccttgaaaacttcctccacaccaaactcaaaacaaattcattagagggttagtgcataattcatatattcagaggtgacataatcattcttaacacttctggacattgcacaaagctactgaaagttaatggaacaaagaaatccatcaaacatagcaaaacaggcaatgcgaaataaaaggcagaatctgtcaaaacgaacgatccgtaaagacgatttttttagaggcactggacttgctcagatgaaaattcccaaattgaatgaaagttgcgtacatatctgaggatcacgcacgtaaattggcagattattctaaattttctacagcaggggcgactcaatttcgtgacagcaagaaatctgttcctgcgcagtaatccaaatctagtattgactttactatcaaatactttacttggcacaacaatgcgataaaataaagataaggagaggttgctacagtagtaacaacttccaagactcaaatataaaataaagtgcgaagtaaaataatgggttgtctcccataagcgcttttctttaacgcatttcagctaggcgcgaaagtgtgaatcaagtattatcaagagatgaagcatcaacatcaataggtatcttagatgctcccccatccgtagtggtgctaagggctttgtcaattttaggcctataatagttttttggcttaggcactttagaggcatacatgaacttttgctccttacccacataagctttctccttaaacttaagagaagaaaaagttgaacccaaggttcccatagcttcttcaagttcactaatcctatgggttcgattatcatgagtagcacaagtttctaaaacagcaattctctcattaattccacctagagatttatcaagtttatcagtgctattaagtaatatttccaatttagtctcaatacttggaagatctttctctatggcctccaactttttcatgacatcttcaagagagatttcaattttagcttcattaataggtggtatcccaactagactctcaatgatgcaactagcttctaaagcaggagtgcctaggaaattaccgcccgcaagagtatcaagaacatatctattccaactagagataccaacataaaagttcctaagtagtataatagtggagtgtttcttaatgcacctacgatgagcatcactaattctataccaagcatctttaaaactttctcccccttgttgcttaaacaaacgaacttcaacttccggattactcatttttagtaatagtaaataaagcaaactaagtatagtaaatgcaagtagctaatttttttgtgttttaaatatggagaacaagacagtaaataaagtaaaactagcaactattttttttttgtgtttttgatataaggagcaaacaaagcagtaaataaagtaaagtaagcaagacaaaaacaaagtaaagagattggatgtgggagactccccttgcagtgtgtcttgatctccccggcaacggcgcaagaaaacagtctggcgtgcagttgacgtgggagttagaaatctttgtggagtaacttttcttcaggtccccggcaacgggccagaaaacagtcttgatggcacgtagtcgacacgtccgttgggaaccccaagaggaaggtgtgatgcgcacagcagtaagttttccctcagtaagaaaccaaggttatcgaaccagtaggagtcaaggaacacgtgaaggttgttggtggcggagtgtagtgcggcgcaacaccagggattccggtgccaacgtggaacctgcacaacacaatcaaagtactttgccccaacgtaacgatgaggttgtcaatctcaccggcttgtcgtaaacaaaggattagacgtatagtgtggatgatgatgtttgtttgcgaagaacaagtaaagaacaattgcagtagattgtatttcagatgtaaagaattggaccggggtccacagttcactagtggtgtctctcccataagataaacagatgttgggtgaacaaattacgagttggacaattgacaaataaagaaggcataacaatgcacatacatatatcatgatgagtactatgagatttaatcagtggcattacgacaaagtacatagaccgctctccgaagatgcatctatgcctaaaaagtccaccttcagtgttatcatccgaacccctccaagtattaagttgcaaacaacggacaattgcattaagtatggtgcgtaatgtaatcaacacaaatatccttagacaaagcatcgatgttttatccctagtggcaacaagcacatccacaaccttagaactttccgtcactcgtcccgcattcaatggaggcatgaacccactatcgagcataaatactccctcttggagtcacaagtatcaacttggccggagcctctactagcaacggagagcatgcaagaacataaacaacatatatgatagattgataatcaacttgacatagtattcaatattcatcggatcccaacaaacacaacatgtagcattacaaatagatgatcttgatcatgataggaagctcacaagatctaacatgatagcacaatgaggagaagacaaccatctaactactgctatggacccatagtccaggggtgaactactcacacatcgatcaggaggcgatcatggtgatgaagagacctccgggagatgattcccctctccggcagggtgccggaggcgatctcctgaatcccccgagatgggattggcggcggtggcgtctctggaaggttttccgtatcgtggctctcggtactggggtatttgcgacgaaggctttaagtaggcggaagggtaggtttaggggcgacgcgagggacccacacactagggccgcgcgggcccccttagaccgcgccgccctagtgtggcggcgccccgtggccccacttcgtatctccctcggtcttctggaagcttcgtggaaaaataagaccctgagcgttgatttcgttcaattctgagaatatttcctttgtaggatttctgaaaccaaaaacagcagaaaacagcaactggctcttcggcatctcgtcaataggttagtgtcggaacatgcataataatgacatataatgtgtataaaacatgtgagtatcatcataaaagtagcatggaacataagaaattatagatacgttttggacgtatcattcaccaacaaccttcacgtggccttcatctcctactggttcgataaccttggtttcttactgagggaaaacttgctgctgtacgcatcacaccttcctcttgggattcctaacggacgtgtgcttcacgcgttatcaaacatccgaagaacttgtcgtatctcacaacaccacttcgcgatcctatccgagaagaagcaaagcgctacaacaataaccaacggatgcacatcttactactacggcaaaagaattggcatgatcatgatatgatatgcatggcatggcaacatgatgcaatgcaacttatccatattaagcggaatcggaatcccGACAATTAAATATTAGTTCAAGTTATTTAGCTacccgcatattaaatgttgattagcatgacaacacatggcatgggtgagctacacAAATTAAATGGAATCAGGATACAATAAATAATTCCTGCACAATTCCATATTTTTTATTAGGTGTATCGCTATTTATCCGAACCCACAACATATGCGATGCGATGCAACATGTATAATTGATGCAACAAGATAGATGAACATTTATAAAATAGGGTTGGCTTAGGGTTGGGGTCTCACGTCGCACATCTGAGAAAGATCGCCGAAAAGAAGTGAAGTGGCGGAAGTCGCCGATGCCGTCGGGTTCGAAGAGGAAATAGAAGCCTCCGGGTCCGGGAACAACGGTCTTCGGTTTCGGATTCGGTTGCTGATGGTGGACTTGAATCCACGCCAGGGTCCTAGGATGCATCGGGATGCTTCAATCGAAGACGAAGTGACGAACTTGGCGGCACGAAAAGAAGTAGACCCTGGCGGCACCACGAGTTCCTTGCGTTCGCTGGCCGGAGTGAACTCGTAGCATCTTCACACAGTAGCTCTCGCTGCAGTACCACACCCCAGACCACAACAACATCACAACTTCGACAGTAGCAGCATCATGGCACCACGATGCAGAAGCCACTTAAACACAACTTCAACAACATGGTAGGGACAAAAGAGGAGACCTCGGTGGCGCACGAGCTTGAGAAGGAGGCGGTAGAGGCAGGGGGCGCACGACCAGGTGCTCGGCGCAGCAGCAGGGCTGGCTTGGCGGCGCACGGCCAAGCGACGGGAGGTGAGGCGCAACAGCGCATGATGGAGAGAGGTCGACGGCAGAAGGACCGAGCGACGCGAACGCAAACCTGAGGCTGATGCCGGCCCGGGCGAGCTCGGGGAGGCGCCGAAGAAGAACCGCGGGGCGACAAAGATCGAGGGGAGGAGGCGCGTGGGACAAAGGAGGTGCGCCGGTGAGCTCGACGGGGAGACGCAGGAGAGGGAGGCACGCACCGGGCGAGGCGACCGCTGCAGTGCTCGGGATCGAGCAGAGGCAGTTCTGTCCGTGAcgggagagagaagaaaaggAGTTGGGGACCCGAACGAAAAGGTGGCCGGCGGTGGGAGGGAGGAACTGGTTGGGGAGCTAGGGTTAGGCCGGACGGGCTTCTGCTGGGCTGCCGGCTGGGCTTCCTGGGCCTGGCCGGTTGGGAGGCTGGACCTGGCCGGATGGAGAGGCTGTCTCCTTTTTTTAAACACTTTctctttattattttctattttgtttaaAACCATTTCAAATAGTTTTTATATAGGAAAATAAGAAgggtaaaatatatttttatttgggaTAAAAAGAGCGAATTAATTGTAACAACAAAATAGGTTTTAATAAAAATGATTTTGGAGTTCAAAAATattcatgatgccatgatgacttggaacgacacggaatAACAGGCGGCGGAGAAAAACTAATATTAAGGGTTTTTCCGGTTCGTTAGAACAAACTCTCAAAAACAACTACGGTTACTTTGCTTTAAATTTAAAGACAATTTGCCCGTATATTTAAGTGAAGGTAATAAGAGACAATTAAACCTTTATTAACAATGAAGCTTCATCGTGGATTCAATACTCTTACTTTTGAAAACTAGCTGCACACACAATCTGTGATCTTGTAAACATCAGTGAGAAATGGTGGTTTGGTTTTGGACGTTGACGGGAGGAGGTAGAAATAAGAGAGGATTTCGGCGGGAGGTGACGGAAATACTCCCACCCGTTTTTCACTGCAACAGTTTTAAATTTGACCAATCTTTCACACAAAATAGCAATATAGGTGACAATTAATTTCTATATTATTGAACTACATGTGATTATGAATCTAGCAATATTAATTTGGTGTCATAAATGCTACTATTTTTTTAAATTGGTCAAATATAGTAAAGTATAACTTAAAACATGTCTAATTCTACACTTATTTGTAGACGAAGGGAGTGTTGGGAGTTACAATGTCATTTGCTAGAAAAGCAAAAAATTATGGTGACAATTCTAGAAATCAGAAAACTGGCAATAACACAGCATTTAACTGTTTTCAATAGCTATGTGTATTTCCCACTCCAAAGTCCAAACAGGGTAGAAAAATGTAGCTACCGTGTGTCATTAGTGTAGGCACCAGTTTGTTAATTAGAAAAGGCGAACGTGAGAGCAATCCAAAAATAACTGCAGAAAAGGAGGCAAAAAGAAAAATGATGCTTTATCTGGTTCCCCTTCCCTCGCCGACCAAACCAAGAAGACAAAGAGAAAAAATCAAAGGAAATTACACAATCCGAGAGAGAGGAAAGCTAGGGTtttcgccatggccgccgcccacctcgagctcctcctccacccctccaatcccaatctctcctaGGGCAACGCGGATTCCCGCATCCGCGACAAAGGAGCCGCCTTTCCTTTCCGCCTGCTCCCTCTCTTCCATCCCAGGGTTTCCTTTCCCCTTTCCCTTTCCGCCCTCGAAGCCGCCGCATCGCATCGCATCCCGCCGCAGACCGACCGAGCAAGCAAGCGACCCGCTTTTGCCATCAGGTAGGTGGTGAGATTCGGAGGGAGGCGCTGGCGATCGACCTCCGGGTGagggcctcggcggcggcggcggcggcggtcggataATGTGTATACTGTGCGCCGTGCAACGGTGGTCGCGGCGCGTCGCCACCATGCTGCCGTGGCTCGTCCTCCCGCTCATCCTCCTCTGGGCGCTCTCCCAGCTCCTGCCCGCCGCCTACCGCTTCGAGGTCACCTCCCCGCGCCTCGCCTGcgtctccgtcctcctcctcaccCTCTTCTGGTACGAGATTCTCCTCCCACGCCTCTCGCTCTGGCGCGCACGCCGCTCGGCGCGCCTCCGCGAGGAGCGCCGCACCCACGCCCTGGAGCTCCAGAAGCTCCGCAAGACCGCCACACGCCGTTGCCGCAACTGCAACAATCCCTACAGGGATCAGAACCCCGGTGGTGGCAAGTTCATGTGTTCCTACTGCGGCCATGTATCCAAGCGCCCTGTGCTTGACCTTGGCCCTGCAGGGAAGGTGCCGGCTGGGTGGCCTTGCAGCCAGGATTGGGCCAATGCTGTTGGCGACCCAGGTTACTGGCTTGACCTGCAGTGCTCCACCGACAACTCATACTCTGGATTCTCATGGCGTCTCTTCTCATGCTTTTGCGCGAGCATGGCATGGTTCTGGAAGAAAGTGTTTAGGTTTGGGTCATCAGGGGATAGCGGTGGTTTGAGCCGGGATGGCAGAGTGCTGACAAAAGGAGGCGAGAATGGAGCGAATTCTGAGGAGAGCAGAGTCGACAAGGCGAAAAGGAAGGCTGAGGAGAAGAGGTTGGCTAGGCTGGAGAAGGAaatgctggaggaggaggaaaagaagcAGCGGGAAGAGATGGCGAAATTGGTGGAGGAGCGAAGAAAGCTGAGGGATGAGAAAGCAGAGGCTGAAGAAAGATCCAAAGGCGCTAGCCCCGTTGGGGAGAAGGATGCTAGGAAGGAAGCAGAACGGAGGCGGCAGGAGAGAAAGAGGAAGGAAGACAAGGGATCAAGCAAGAGCAATTCAGATTGCGAGGATGTTGACAGAAGAGTAAGCAGAGACGGTGAGATGAAGCGCGGCTCCGGTAGAAGGAATGAGACAGACAGGCGGGATGCAACAAGAGGTTGGACAGAGGGATATAAACCCCATAACTCTGAAGCTAACAGTCCGGGTAGTAAGATAGTACAAAacaggacaaagtactttggccgAATGGCTGGAGGTTTCGGCGGTGGTTCCTTTTTTGGTAGAAGTGCTCAGGCCCCTGTCCCTCAAGCTAACAAGGTGACTAAACCGCTTGTTACTGCAACTGAACAGAGTAATGCAGTCAAAAGAGATACCCAATCTGCAGCAACACCAGCAATGGTCAAATCTGCTCCAGCCGGAGAAACTAAAAATTCGTGGACTAATCTTCATCAACCTGTAAGTAACAATGGCATTACTATTTAATATATGTTATCAGTTGAACAAATAGCCTATATTGTTTTCACCCAGTTGACTATCTTACATTTATTTATTTTGTGTTATGCTATACAGGTTAGTACAAATATGCAGGGACATCCAACAGGCGTTAAAAAGTCATGGCATCAGCTGTTTAGTCGCTCAGCATCAGTTTCCCCTTACCCCACTGTTACTGCTTCAGCTCGCGAAATGAACTTGCTGCCTGAACCAAATGGAGCACAAATAAATAGTGCTCAAAATTTTCTGGCTCAGTATCCTCCTCTGGACAGCAAGTTAAGCCAATCCATGCACTCTACAGGGTTTCTGCCAGTGAATGGAGAACCTGCTAACATTCCACTATCTCATTCCCCAGCTGGACACTTGCCCTTCTTTAAAGAGGCCGAAGCAGCATTACTGGAAGAACCAGAGCAATTTGAGGATCCATGCTATGATCCTGATGCCATCGCATTGCTTGGGCCAGTTTCAGAGTCTCTTGACAACTTTCCTCCAGACTGGGATAGTAGGTTCGTCTTGAATGATATCCCTAAAGAACCACATGTTAGGAACCCCATGCCTTCACCAATTGAGTGTCCTCTATCACGATTACGGACTGTTGAAGAAAATCCTATCAAATCCTCACATTTCTCAACTGCAAAAGGGCATAATGGTTCCGTGTCAACTGAGGCTACCAATGAGCAAGGCACATGGCAGATGTGGAGCACACCATTGGTTCAGGACAGTTTAGGCCTGCGAGGTCCTCAGGCACAGTGGTTTCTACCAAATACGAATCAACCCAACCATGGTACAAATCAACTTAACCATGGTGTCAATCGATTGGGTGGTGGAACAAGAAGCCCCCTTGGTGCTGGTTTGGATGACAATGGTTTATGGCTGCAGAGATCACCCTTCCAGCAATTGCCCCTTGATACAGAGAGTCTGTTCCTTTCACACAACGTGTCAGAAAATGCTATACACAATGACTTTGGTTTTGGATCTCCAAACAAAGCAGCCCGTGTGCACCCCTTTGGGTCACCTGATCCTGGTCATTCTTGGTCCAAGTAAGTCCTCTGACATACTATAATGATGTTCTAAATTTTC contains:
- the LOC124703275 gene encoding uncharacterized protein LOC124703275 encodes the protein MCILCAVQRWSRRVATMLPWLVLPLILLWALSQLLPAAYRFEVTSPRLACVSVLLLTLFWYEILLPRLSLWRARRSARLREERRTHALELQKLRKTATRRCRNCNNPYRDQNPGGGKFMCSYCGHVSKRPVLDLGPAGKVPAGWPCSQDWANAVGDPGYWLDLQCSTDNSYSGFSWRLFSCFCASMAWFWKKVFRFGSSGDSGGLSRDGRVLTKGGENGANSEESRVDKAKRKAEEKRLARLEKEMLEEEEKKQREEMAKLVEERRKLRDEKAEAEERSKGASPVGEKDARKEAERRRQERKRKEDKGSSKSNSDCEDVDRRVSRDGEMKRGSGRRNETDRRDATRGWTEGYKPHNSEANSPGSKIVQNRTKYFGRMAGGFGGGSFFGRSAQAPVPQANKVTKPLVTATEQSNAVKRDTQSAATPAMVKSAPAGETKNSWTNLHQPVSTNMQGHPTGVKKSWHQLFSRSASVSPYPTVTASAREMNLLPEPNGAQINSAQNFLAQYPPLDSKLSQSMHSTGFLPVNGEPANIPLSHSPAGHLPFFKEAEAALLEEPEQFEDPCYDPDAIALLGPVSESLDNFPPDWDSRFVLNDIPKEPHVRNPMPSPIECPLSRLRTVEENPIKSSHFSTAKGHNGSVSTEATNEQGTWQMWSTPLVQDSLGLRGPQAQWFLPNTNQPNHGTNQLNHGVNRLGGGTRSPLGAGLDDNGLWLQRSPFQQLPLDTESLFLSHNVSENAIHNDFGFGSPNKAARVHPFGSPDPGHSWSNEELVLNGPQVPGQICSPTGVHTGLFPTSPDVQSVWSFDKKRDNIEVIK